The Electrophorus electricus isolate fEleEle1 chromosome 19, fEleEle1.pri, whole genome shotgun sequence genome has a segment encoding these proteins:
- the ino80b gene encoding INO80 complex subunit B encodes MGKRKDMIHPRFLVGDEDEYNVHRKKHKKHKKHKKKHHRDDGHSFSSEALESDSGIVLKPPQLKLKIKLGGQTLGTKSVPTFTVVPEALHSLSPLIVDSDEEDSDEDEPSEGVPIEQYRAWLDEDSNLDPSPLPDMDTDSYLEGPMDEEERWLDALEKGELDDNGELKKEIDESLLTARQKALLHKQQSQPLLELPMGYKEKEVTAEMLQKREERARKRRLQAAKKAEENKNQTIERLTKTSKAKLKSTKERKSKQAQVPMVRYTDSAQGMGVSYPAGVTAPTPAPRPPLPAPVSCGVLGCSNLKKYSCSKTGTPLCSLDCYKKNLMLVESAA; translated from the exons ATGGGGAAAAGGAAAGACATGATCCACCCCAGGTTTCTTGTAG GGGATGAGGATGAATACAATGTTcacaggaaaaaacacaaaaagcacaaaaaacataAGAAGAAGCACCACCGCGACGATGGTCACAGCTTCTCCTCTGAGGCTCTGGAGTCAGACTCTGGCATCGTTCTGAAACCTCCACAGCTTAAACTGAAGATTAAACTAGGAGGACAAACCTTGGGCACAAAGAG TGTGCCAACCTTTACGGTGGTTCCAGAGGCACTGCACTCCCTGTCTCCCCTGATTGTGGATAGTGACGAGGAAGACTCTGATGAAGATGAGCCCTCTGAAGGAGTCCCCATTGAGCAATACCGTGCTTGGCTGG ATGAGGACAGTAACTTGGATCCCTCTCCTCTGCCGGACATGGACACAGACTCATATTTGGAAGGTCCTATGGATGAGGAAGAGCGATGGCTAGATGCTCTGGAGAAAGGAGAACTGGACGACAATGGAGAGCTGAAGAAAGAAATTGACGAGTCTCTTCTTACTGCCAGACAG AAAGCGCTCTTGCACaagcagcagagccagccccTGCTGGAACTGCCCATGGGCTACAAGGAGAAGGAGGTGACGGCAGAAATGCTGCAGAAGCGCGAGGAGCGCGCCCGCAAGAGGCGCCTCCAGGCCGCCAAGAAGGCAGAGGAGAACAAAAACCAGACCATCGAGAGGCTTACCAAAACCAGCAAGGCCAAGCTCAAGAGCACGAAGGAACGCAAGTCCAAGCAGGCACAAGTGCCCATGGTGAGGTACACAGATTCGGCCCAGGGCATGGGAGTGTCCTACCCTGCCGGGGTGACTGCCCCTACCCCTGCTCCGCGACCACCTCTTCCAGCTCCAGTGAGCTGTGGGGTCTTGGGGTGCTCAAATCTGAAGAAGTACTCCTGCTCCAAGACTGGGactcctctctgcagtctggaCTGCTATAAGAAGAACTTGATGCTTGTGGAGAGTGCAGCTTAA
- the aadat gene encoding kynurenine/alpha-aminoadipate aminotransferase, mitochondrial isoform X1, which produces MFFQPSGNMNYSRFLTAVSAARKASPIRLLTELQQRSPPSLISLAGGAPNPNTFPFHSATIKMKNGEEIVFDETIMKRALQYSGSYGIPELLTWMRELQRRLHNPPTMGYSPERGQMELCVTTGSQEGLCKVFEMLVSPGDNVLLDTPTYPGTLAALQPLGCSIINVPSDQHGMIPEGLRDILAQWDPADSQRPGSTVPSVLYTIPNGGNPTGASMTFERKQEIYKLARKYDFLIIEDDPYYFLQFQKPWAPTFLSIDVDGRVIRTDSISKILSSGLRVGFVTGPKPLVDRVVLHIQASTMHTSTFTQLMISELLHSWGQDGFLKHIDGVVEFYRSQRNAMLSSADKWLKDLAEWHAPAAGMFLWIKLKGIKDTQKLIMEKALEKEVLLVPGGVFNICSSDPCPYVRAAFSLSTPQQIDEAFKRLSVLIKEAL; this is translated from the exons ATGTTCTTTCAACCTTCAGGAAACATGAACTATTCTAGGTTTTTGACAGCTGTGAGTGCGGCACGGAAGGCATCTCCGATCCGCCTTCTGA CTGAGCTCCAGCAGCGCTCTCCGCCCTCCCTGATTTCTCTAGCCGGTGGGGCACCGAACCCCAATACGTTCCCCTTTCACTCCGCCACCATTAAAATGAAGAATGGAGAAGAAATTGTCTTTGATGAAACGATCATGAAACGGGCTTTGCAGTATTCTGGATCTTATGG TATCCCAGAGCTGCTTACATGGATGAGGGAACTCCAGAGGAGGCTGCATAACCCTCCCACAATGGGCTACAGCCCAGAGAGAGGCCAGATGGAGCTATGTGTCACTACAGGCAGCCAGGAGGGACTCTGTAAA gtTTTTGAGATGCTTGTCAGTCCTGGTGACAATGTCCTTCTTGATACACCCACATACCCAGGCACTTTGGCTGCG CTCCAGCCATTGGGCTGTTCCATCATAAATGTCCCCAGTGATCAGCATGGTATGATCCCAGAAGGCCTGAGGGACATTCTGGCCCAGTGGGACCCTGCAGATTCACAGAGACCTGGCAGCACCGTGCCCAGTGTCCTCTACACCATCCCCAATGGAGGCAATCCCACAGGCGCCTCTATGACCTTTGAGAGGAAACAGGAGATCTATAAG CTGGCAAGAAAGTATGACTTTCTTATCATCGAGGATGACCCATATTATTTCCTGCAGTTTCAAAAG CCATGGGCTCCTACATTTCTCTCAATAGATGTTGATGGACGCGTTATACGAACCGACTCCATTTCCAAAATCCTGTCATCGGG GTTAAGGGTCGGTTTCGTCACAGGGCCGAAGCCGTTAGTGGACCGTGTGGTTCTTCACATCCAAGCTTCCACCATGCACACCAGCACCTTTACCCAG CTCATGATTTCTGAGCTCCTGCACAGCTGGGGCCAGGATGGCTTCTTAAAGCACATTGATGG GGTTGTGGAGTTCTATAGATCCCAGAGGAATGCAATGCTCTCTTCAGCAGACAAGTGGCTTAAag aTTTAGCAGAGTGGCATGCACCAGCAGCTGGCATGTTCCTGTGGATTAAATTAAAGGGCATTAAAGATACACAGAAGCTTATAATGGAAAAAGCACTTGAGAAAGAg GTGCTTCTTGTGCCTGGAGGGGTGTTTAACATATGCAGCTCCGATCCCTGCCCCTATGTGAGAgctgccttctctctgtccacacCACAACAGATCGATGAG GCTTTTAAGAGACTCTCAGTACTTATCAAGGAAGCTTTGTGA
- the aadat gene encoding kynurenine/alpha-aminoadipate aminotransferase, mitochondrial isoform X2 yields MNYSRFLTAVSAARKASPIRLLTELQQRSPPSLISLAGGAPNPNTFPFHSATIKMKNGEEIVFDETIMKRALQYSGSYGIPELLTWMRELQRRLHNPPTMGYSPERGQMELCVTTGSQEGLCKVFEMLVSPGDNVLLDTPTYPGTLAALQPLGCSIINVPSDQHGMIPEGLRDILAQWDPADSQRPGSTVPSVLYTIPNGGNPTGASMTFERKQEIYKLARKYDFLIIEDDPYYFLQFQKPWAPTFLSIDVDGRVIRTDSISKILSSGLRVGFVTGPKPLVDRVVLHIQASTMHTSTFTQLMISELLHSWGQDGFLKHIDGVVEFYRSQRNAMLSSADKWLKDLAEWHAPAAGMFLWIKLKGIKDTQKLIMEKALEKEVLLVPGGVFNICSSDPCPYVRAAFSLSTPQQIDEAFKRLSVLIKEAL; encoded by the exons ATGAACTATTCTAGGTTTTTGACAGCTGTGAGTGCGGCACGGAAGGCATCTCCGATCCGCCTTCTGA CTGAGCTCCAGCAGCGCTCTCCGCCCTCCCTGATTTCTCTAGCCGGTGGGGCACCGAACCCCAATACGTTCCCCTTTCACTCCGCCACCATTAAAATGAAGAATGGAGAAGAAATTGTCTTTGATGAAACGATCATGAAACGGGCTTTGCAGTATTCTGGATCTTATGG TATCCCAGAGCTGCTTACATGGATGAGGGAACTCCAGAGGAGGCTGCATAACCCTCCCACAATGGGCTACAGCCCAGAGAGAGGCCAGATGGAGCTATGTGTCACTACAGGCAGCCAGGAGGGACTCTGTAAA gtTTTTGAGATGCTTGTCAGTCCTGGTGACAATGTCCTTCTTGATACACCCACATACCCAGGCACTTTGGCTGCG CTCCAGCCATTGGGCTGTTCCATCATAAATGTCCCCAGTGATCAGCATGGTATGATCCCAGAAGGCCTGAGGGACATTCTGGCCCAGTGGGACCCTGCAGATTCACAGAGACCTGGCAGCACCGTGCCCAGTGTCCTCTACACCATCCCCAATGGAGGCAATCCCACAGGCGCCTCTATGACCTTTGAGAGGAAACAGGAGATCTATAAG CTGGCAAGAAAGTATGACTTTCTTATCATCGAGGATGACCCATATTATTTCCTGCAGTTTCAAAAG CCATGGGCTCCTACATTTCTCTCAATAGATGTTGATGGACGCGTTATACGAACCGACTCCATTTCCAAAATCCTGTCATCGGG GTTAAGGGTCGGTTTCGTCACAGGGCCGAAGCCGTTAGTGGACCGTGTGGTTCTTCACATCCAAGCTTCCACCATGCACACCAGCACCTTTACCCAG CTCATGATTTCTGAGCTCCTGCACAGCTGGGGCCAGGATGGCTTCTTAAAGCACATTGATGG GGTTGTGGAGTTCTATAGATCCCAGAGGAATGCAATGCTCTCTTCAGCAGACAAGTGGCTTAAag aTTTAGCAGAGTGGCATGCACCAGCAGCTGGCATGTTCCTGTGGATTAAATTAAAGGGCATTAAAGATACACAGAAGCTTATAATGGAAAAAGCACTTGAGAAAGAg GTGCTTCTTGTGCCTGGAGGGGTGTTTAACATATGCAGCTCCGATCCCTGCCCCTATGTGAGAgctgccttctctctgtccacacCACAACAGATCGATGAG GCTTTTAAGAGACTCTCAGTACTTATCAAGGAAGCTTTGTGA
- the mfap3l gene encoding microfibrillar-associated protein 3-like — translation MKGANGYTLVYLASFISFGTAGALNLSVADSNDTRKGSEGHGGMIPGVLTKISQIIAREGNYALIDCNVTGDPFPDVRWFNSHGHLLDIDKTDGKWWTLDNGVLNITSITFNDRGKYTCVASNIHGTANCTVTLRVVFTNGDMGVYYMVVCLVTFTIIMILNVTRLCMMSSHLKKTEKAINEFFRTEGAEKLQKAFEIAKRIPIITSAKTLELAKVTQFKTMEFARYIEELARSIPLPPLIMNCRTFMEEILEVVGVEEMRHTFVRQAPEGHEGSSHCGGTAGGSALGASNVFTILQERQRERSGSPATDSDDASLQEQPQQIAIQVSIHPPLAEAGCSLEAPPLTEMPSSVPPLGQLPVEADSEEQEKATETETSGATLLTSQVIYESHV, via the exons ATGAAAGGGGCAAACGGATACACTTTAGTTTATTTGGCGTCTTTTATCAGCTTCGGCACCGCAGGTGCCTTGAACCTTTCTGTGGCGGATAGCAACGATACCCGGAAAGGAAGCGAGGGACATGGAGGCATGATCCCTGGGGTGCTAACTAAAATAAGCCAGATCATAGCCCGGGAGGGCAACTACGCTTTGATCGACTGCAATGTAACCGGTGACCCTTTTCCGGATGTTCGGTGGTTTAACTCTCACGGTCACCTTTTAGACATAGACAAAACTG ATGGAAAATGGTGGACTTTGGATAATGGAGTTCTGAACATCACTAGTATCACTTTCAATGACCGTGGCAAATATACTTGTGTGGCATCCAATATTCATGGCACAGCTAATTGCACAGTGACACTTCGTGTGGTCTTTACAAACGGTGACATGGGTGTATACTACatggttgtgtgtttggtgaCTTTCACGATCATTATGATATTGAATGTAACTCGTCTTTGCATGATGAGCAGCCATCTTAAAAAGACAGAGAAGGCCATTAATGAGTTTTTCCGCACTGAAGGTGCAGAGAAGCTCCAGAAAGCGTTTGAGATCGCGAAACGCATTCCCATTATCACATCTGCTAAAACACTGGAGTTGGCCAAGGTCACACAGTTCAAGACCATGGAGTTTGCACGTTACATTGAGGAGTTGGCACGTAGCATTCCCCTACCTCCGCTCATCATGAATTGCCGTACTTTCATGGAGGAGATCCTTGAAGTTGTCGGGGTTGAGGAAATGAGGCACACCTTCGTTCGACAGGCGCCTGAAGGTCATGAAGGCAGTTCTCATTGTGGGGGAACTGCAGGAGGTTCAGCTCTAGGTGCCAGCAACGTTTTCACCATTCTACAGGAAAGGCAAAGAGAGCGGAGTGGGTCACCTGCCACAGATTCAGATGATGCGTCTCTCCAGGAGCAGCCTCAACAAATTGCTATTCAGGTTTCCATTCACCCACCACTGGCTGAAGCAGGCTGTAGTTTGGAGGCTCCGCCCCTTACTGAAATGCCCTCCTCTGTTCCCCCGTTGGGTCAGCTGCCTGTTGAAGCAGATTCAGAAGAGCAGGAGAAGGCGACAGAGACGGAGACAAGTGGAGCAACGTTACTAACAAGCCAAGTCATCTATGAAAGCCATGTGTAA